One window from the genome of Cryptomeria japonica chromosome 6, Sugi_1.0, whole genome shotgun sequence encodes:
- the LOC131876638 gene encoding probable NOT transcription complex subunit VIP2: protein MASRRTNGSFQLYRGHSTGGGNQRPSMDILQQQQQQRHRFHQIERPTQGIPLPGIVYTVQSQAFPFMVPFNTCVPVAYLPTLQTSYLFPPFYTALPMHTQVIPNPISNNRVRQTVSTTVGSHNSSLTNTVGSHNQFNHNLQPKSVVGEMSERKEEDVEAASYGFGLMGLRDVINGTDSNVTTLAMGRDKDTLNSYDNLYCSHNFPWSARIPNPQPQYKLPSCYLRQVPKLHKENLVTTVYNMFPSYIADLNQDTLFFIFYSTPNDEAQLLAANELHNRDWLYHKQLRVWLKHNGSEQPKIKTNTYEKGSYVYFDPHKWSYIEKEELTVFYDKLEKRPSLPPHEENQL from the exons ATGGCTTCACGCAGAACTAATGGCTCATTCCAACTCTATCGAGGTCATAGTACAG GAGGAGGAAATCAACGTCCATCAATGGATATACTTCAGCAACAGCAACAACAACGTCATAGATTCCATCAA attgaaagACCAACACAAGGAATTCCCTTGCCAGGGATTGTGTATACCGTGCAGAGCCAAGCATTTCCTTTTATGGTACCATTCAATACTTGTGTTCCAGTAGCTTATCTTCCTACTTTACAAACATCTTATTTATTTCCTCCTTTTTATACGGCTCTTCCAATGCATACTCAG GTCATTCCTAATCCTATCTCTAACAATAGAGTAAGGCAGACAGTGAGTACTACAGTGGGGTCACATAACTCCTCACTGACTAACACAGTGGGGTCACATAACCAGTTCAATCACAATTTGCAGCCCAAATCAGTAGTTGGTGAGATgagtgaaaggaaagaagaagatgttgaagcagCTTCTTATGGCTTTGGATTGATGGGTTTGAGAGATGTTATCAATGGAACTGACTCTAATGTCACAACTTTAGCTATGGGCAGAGACAAGGATACTCTCAATTCATATGACAATTTGTACTGTTCACATAATTTCCCTTGGTCAGCAAGAATTCCAAATCCTCAACCACAGTATAAGCTGCCAAGCTGTTATCTTCGCCAAGTTCCAAAATTACAT AAAGAAAATCTAGTTACAACTGTATACAATATGTTC CCAAGCTATATTGCTGATCTTAATCAGGACACACTTTTCTTCATATTTTACAGTACACCAAATGATGAGGCTCAGCTTCTTGCTGCTAATGAATT GCATAACAGAGATTGGCTTTATCATAAACAACTTCGTGTATGGTTAAAGCACAATGGAAGTGAGCAGCCCAAAATCAAGACAAATACTTATGAGAAGGGGTCATATGTTTATTTTGATCCACATAAATGGAGTTATATTGAAAAG GAGGAGCTTACagtgttttatgacaagttggagAAAAGGCCTTCTTTGCCACCACACGAAGAGAACCAGTTATAA